From Vigna unguiculata cultivar IT97K-499-35 chromosome 5, ASM411807v1, whole genome shotgun sequence, the proteins below share one genomic window:
- the LOC114183140 gene encoding centromere protein C isoform X2 — protein sequence MEKEGDALVDPLANYWGLSLFTSPSLLPPSQPYNSDLDLQTIHTHLKSMALRSPAKLVQGAKSVLDDNPNLFGSEITQDSIFQTTNGAAEDGEFRRQQRPGLGLKRPRFSMKPTKTPSVESLLPTLDLDSLKDPAEFFSAHERLENAKREIQKQLGGASFEYDQNSLSTRPRERRPGLLGNDQLPIKYKHRYPRETSESVLSSQDTLGSQTLDLVAERTDIDEAYVLSSKKKVMDSSATKGNKLDELLDGLLSCNSEDLEGDGAISLLQERLQIKPVAVDKFSVPIFPDSQVTDLKSLQGKKSKPRKALSDIDNLLRGMNTNKKTPIKKSTQITVQQLSSPTPPRSPFASILSLQKHISMSRQPMDHFSLNEIGMENSEHNLVPGRPNELNAHLIKDVVVAKTSTVSDTDRNYTNPSGNSKEDNSRKSLNELNASSAEDIIGVGGTSGAKETVTNGTSTSHVGGSGMGKMVGTEDKSNIEPNMIADVVAVDNTSTVLDTDINCTHASDISKEESSEKSSNELIASSIEDITAVGGISLAEDTARNCTSTPQKSIEDNSREPKSVNNVDSYEPLVHMDVDVGGSDMGERVMHDIEDRLNIEANESCQSEDNAGNMQPFTTSIRTDDANLNMDNPLADQSDLAGYQANAVDKRARRSEDDQSNPTGYQADIVQEKTDASMQPVKKQKRVKSRAPTNVSKRQSLAASGTSWNSGVRRSSRIRTRPLEYWKGERPVYGRIHQSLATVIGVKCISPGSDGKPTMKVKSYVSDQHKELFELASSY from the exons ATGGAGAAAGAAGGTGATGCACTAGTGGATCCTCTCGCCAATTATTGGGGACTTTCCCTCTTTACTTCGCCGTCTCTTCTTCCACCTTCCCAACCCTACAACTCAGACTTAGATCTTCAAACCATCCACACTCACCTCAAATCCATG GCCTTGCGGAGTCCCGCGAAACTGGTGCAGGGGGCCAAGTCTGTTTTGGATGATAACCCTAATCTGTTCGGCTCTGAGATCACGCAAGACTCAATTTTTCAAACAACAAACGGCGCAGCAGAGGATGGAGAATTTCGTCGACAACAGAGACCTGGTTTGGGGCTCAAACGTCCACGCTTCTCTATGAAGCCAACTAAAAC GCCCTCTGTTGAGAGTTTGCTTCCGACTTTGGACCTTGATAGCTTGAAAGATCCGGCGGAATTCTTCTCGGCCCATGAACGGTTGGAAA ATGCAAAAAGAGAAATACAGAAGCAGCTGGGTGGTGCCTCGTTTGAGTATGATCAGAATAGCTTGTCTACTAGACCACGAGAACGTCGACCTGGGCTTTTGGGGAATGATCAATT GCCAATCAAATACAAGCATCGGTATCCCAGAGAAACCTCTGAAAGTGTTCTGTCCTCCCAGGATACGCTTGGATCTCAGACTCTTGATCTCGTGGCCGAGAGAACTGACATAGATGAAGCCTATGTGCTATCTtcgaaaaaaaaagtaatgg ATTCATCTGCTACTAAAGGGAACAAGCTCGATGAATTGTTGGATGGATTGCTTTCATGCAATTCTGAGGATCTAGAAGGGGATGGGGCAATTAGTCTTTTGCAGGAGAGGTTACAGATCAAACCCGTAGCTGTAGATAAATTTTCTGTTCCGATCTTCCCAGATAGCCAGGTGACTGATCTGAAATCATTGCAAGGGAAAAAGTCAAAGCCAAGGAAGGCTTTATCCGACATAGATAACTTGTTGAGAGGAATGAATACGAATAAGAAGACACCAATTAAAAAGTCTACACAGATCACTGTGCAGCAATTATCTTCACCCACCCCTCCAAGAAGTCCATTTGCTTCAATCTTGTCACTGCAGAAGCACATTTCAATGTCAAGGCAACCAATGGATCATTTTTCACTTAATGAAATTGGTATGGAAAATTCAGAACACAATCTTGTTCCTGGGAGGCCGAATGAATTGAATGCTCACTTGATTAAAGATGTTGTAGTTGCAAAGACCAGTACAGTTTCGGACACAGACAGAAATTACACCAATCCATCTGGAAATTCAAAGGAAGACAATTCTAGGAAATCATTGAATGAACTGAATGCGTCCTCAGCTGAAGATATAATTGGAGTTGGTGGGACAAGCGGGGCTAAGGAAACGGTCACTAATGGTACCAGTACATCTC ATGTTGGAGGCAGTGGAATGGGCAAAATGGTTGGCACAGAGGACAAGTCGAACATTGAACCAAACATGATCGCAGATGTTGTTGCTGTTGACAATACAAGTACAGTTTTGGATACAGACATAAATTGCACCCATGCTTCTGATATTTCCAAGGAAGAGAGTTCTGAGAAGTCATCAAATGAACTGATTGCGTCCTCAATTGAAGATATAACTGCAGTTGGTGGGATAAGTTTGGCTGAGGACACTGCCAGAAATTGTACAAGTACTCCTCAAAAGTCCATTGAGGATAATTCAAGGGAACCCAAGTCTGTTAATAATGTTGATTCATATGAACCTCTTGTTCACATGGATGTAGATGTTGGAGGCAGTGATATGGGTGAAAGGGTTATGCATGACATTGAGGACAGGCTCAATATTGAGGCAAATGAATCCTGTCAATCCGAGGACAAT GCAGGAAATATGCAGCCATTTACAACTTCCATTCGAACTGATGATGCAAATCTCAACATGGATAATCCACTAG CTGATCAATCCGATCTTGCTGGATATCAAGCCAACGCTGTGGATAAACGAGCCAGAAGATCAGAAGATGATCAATCCAATCCCACTGGATATCAAGCCGATATTGTACAG GAAAAGACAGATGCTTCTATGCAGCCTGTTAAAAAACAGAAGAGAGTTAAATCACGTGCGCCAACAAATGTTTCCAAACGGCAAAGCCTTGCTG CTTCCGGTACATCATGGAATTCTGGAGTAAGGAGAAGCTCCAGGATCAGGACAAGGCCATTGGAATACTGGAAAGGGGAAAGACCGGTGTATGGTCGCATACACCAAA GTTTGGCTACTGTCATTGGGGTGAAGTGCATCTCTCCAGGAAGTGATGGAAAACCGACTATGAAAGTGAAGTCTTATGTATCAGATCAGCACAAAGAGCTTTTCGAGTTGGCATCTTCGTATTGA
- the LOC114183140 gene encoding centromere protein C isoform X1, with the protein MEKEGDALVDPLANYWGLSLFTSPSLLPPSQPYNSDLDLQTIHTHLKSMALRSPAKLVQGAKSVLDDNPNLFGSEITQDSIFQTTNGAAEDGEFRRQQRPGLGLKRPRFSMKPTKTPSVESLLPTLDLDSLKDPAEFFSAHERLENAKREIQKQLGGASFEYDQNSLSTRPRERRPGLLGNDQLPIKYKHRYPRETSESVLSSQDTLGSQTLDLVAERTDIDEAYVLSSKKKVMDSSATKGNKLDELLDGLLSCNSEDLEGDGAISLLQERLQIKPVAVDKFSVPIFPDSQVTDLKSLQGKKSKPRKALSDIDNLLRGMNTNKKTPIKKSTQITVQQLSSPTPPRSPFASILSLQKHISMSRQPMDHFSLNEIGMENSEHNLVPGRPNELNAHLIKDVVVAKTSTVSDTDRNYTNPSGNSKEDNSRKSLNELNASSAEDIIGVGGTSGAKETVTNGTSTSRKSMESNSREPMFDVDIDSSELHFDIDVGGSGMGKMVGTEDKSNIEPNMIADVVAVDNTSTVLDTDINCTHASDISKEESSEKSSNELIASSIEDITAVGGISLAEDTARNCTSTPQKSIEDNSREPKSVNNVDSYEPLVHMDVDVGGSDMGERVMHDIEDRLNIEANESCQSEDNAGNMQPFTTSIRTDDANLNMDNPLADQSDLAGYQANAVDKRARRSEDDQSNPTGYQADIVQEKTDASMQPVKKQKRVKSRAPTNVSKRQSLAASGTSWNSGVRRSSRIRTRPLEYWKGERPVYGRIHQSLATVIGVKCISPGSDGKPTMKVKSYVSDQHKELFELASSY; encoded by the exons ATGGAGAAAGAAGGTGATGCACTAGTGGATCCTCTCGCCAATTATTGGGGACTTTCCCTCTTTACTTCGCCGTCTCTTCTTCCACCTTCCCAACCCTACAACTCAGACTTAGATCTTCAAACCATCCACACTCACCTCAAATCCATG GCCTTGCGGAGTCCCGCGAAACTGGTGCAGGGGGCCAAGTCTGTTTTGGATGATAACCCTAATCTGTTCGGCTCTGAGATCACGCAAGACTCAATTTTTCAAACAACAAACGGCGCAGCAGAGGATGGAGAATTTCGTCGACAACAGAGACCTGGTTTGGGGCTCAAACGTCCACGCTTCTCTATGAAGCCAACTAAAAC GCCCTCTGTTGAGAGTTTGCTTCCGACTTTGGACCTTGATAGCTTGAAAGATCCGGCGGAATTCTTCTCGGCCCATGAACGGTTGGAAA ATGCAAAAAGAGAAATACAGAAGCAGCTGGGTGGTGCCTCGTTTGAGTATGATCAGAATAGCTTGTCTACTAGACCACGAGAACGTCGACCTGGGCTTTTGGGGAATGATCAATT GCCAATCAAATACAAGCATCGGTATCCCAGAGAAACCTCTGAAAGTGTTCTGTCCTCCCAGGATACGCTTGGATCTCAGACTCTTGATCTCGTGGCCGAGAGAACTGACATAGATGAAGCCTATGTGCTATCTtcgaaaaaaaaagtaatgg ATTCATCTGCTACTAAAGGGAACAAGCTCGATGAATTGTTGGATGGATTGCTTTCATGCAATTCTGAGGATCTAGAAGGGGATGGGGCAATTAGTCTTTTGCAGGAGAGGTTACAGATCAAACCCGTAGCTGTAGATAAATTTTCTGTTCCGATCTTCCCAGATAGCCAGGTGACTGATCTGAAATCATTGCAAGGGAAAAAGTCAAAGCCAAGGAAGGCTTTATCCGACATAGATAACTTGTTGAGAGGAATGAATACGAATAAGAAGACACCAATTAAAAAGTCTACACAGATCACTGTGCAGCAATTATCTTCACCCACCCCTCCAAGAAGTCCATTTGCTTCAATCTTGTCACTGCAGAAGCACATTTCAATGTCAAGGCAACCAATGGATCATTTTTCACTTAATGAAATTGGTATGGAAAATTCAGAACACAATCTTGTTCCTGGGAGGCCGAATGAATTGAATGCTCACTTGATTAAAGATGTTGTAGTTGCAAAGACCAGTACAGTTTCGGACACAGACAGAAATTACACCAATCCATCTGGAAATTCAAAGGAAGACAATTCTAGGAAATCATTGAATGAACTGAATGCGTCCTCAGCTGAAGATATAATTGGAGTTGGTGGGACAAGCGGGGCTAAGGAAACGGTCACTAATGGTACCAGTACATCTCGTAAGTCTATGGAGAGTAATTCAAGGGAACCTATGTTCGATGTTGATATTGACTCAAGTGAACTTCATTTTGACATAGATGTTGGAGGCAGTGGAATGGGCAAAATGGTTGGCACAGAGGACAAGTCGAACATTGAACCAAACATGATCGCAGATGTTGTTGCTGTTGACAATACAAGTACAGTTTTGGATACAGACATAAATTGCACCCATGCTTCTGATATTTCCAAGGAAGAGAGTTCTGAGAAGTCATCAAATGAACTGATTGCGTCCTCAATTGAAGATATAACTGCAGTTGGTGGGATAAGTTTGGCTGAGGACACTGCCAGAAATTGTACAAGTACTCCTCAAAAGTCCATTGAGGATAATTCAAGGGAACCCAAGTCTGTTAATAATGTTGATTCATATGAACCTCTTGTTCACATGGATGTAGATGTTGGAGGCAGTGATATGGGTGAAAGGGTTATGCATGACATTGAGGACAGGCTCAATATTGAGGCAAATGAATCCTGTCAATCCGAGGACAAT GCAGGAAATATGCAGCCATTTACAACTTCCATTCGAACTGATGATGCAAATCTCAACATGGATAATCCACTAG CTGATCAATCCGATCTTGCTGGATATCAAGCCAACGCTGTGGATAAACGAGCCAGAAGATCAGAAGATGATCAATCCAATCCCACTGGATATCAAGCCGATATTGTACAG GAAAAGACAGATGCTTCTATGCAGCCTGTTAAAAAACAGAAGAGAGTTAAATCACGTGCGCCAACAAATGTTTCCAAACGGCAAAGCCTTGCTG CTTCCGGTACATCATGGAATTCTGGAGTAAGGAGAAGCTCCAGGATCAGGACAAGGCCATTGGAATACTGGAAAGGGGAAAGACCGGTGTATGGTCGCATACACCAAA GTTTGGCTACTGTCATTGGGGTGAAGTGCATCTCTCCAGGAAGTGATGGAAAACCGACTATGAAAGTGAAGTCTTATGTATCAGATCAGCACAAAGAGCTTTTCGAGTTGGCATCTTCGTATTGA
- the LOC114183430 gene encoding DNA-repair protein XRCC1, with amino-acid sequence MSGAKRSANNSGSKRSLPSWTCSKENEGENSEKKQTFDGKGEKFNEGEAPEMGKVQNENGGKSSASSLEFRSFNKLLEGVVFVLSGFVNPERGMLRSRAMEMGAQYQPDWNSDCTLLVCAFPNTPKFRQVEADCGTIVSKDWIIDCYTQRKLIEIDNYLLHAGKPWRNGNVSGEVNEDKKPSVPKKSPKRVDREQPSKSTASIKSKGKGIDISRKCFEPSEVKEWAIDDLNKTIQWLESQEEKPDPSEVTKIAAEGILTCLQDAIRSLEEKQDIRKGTEDWMFLPRVVEELAKLDVVGNKKTLLSKEDIHRQALDCKRIYEEELSSLDHQRKKNSKVNKEQTSKPGRTNAMSSGAVEYDSDDTIEMTEQEIDLAYKTLSSNIGHL; translated from the exons ATGTCTGGTGCAAAAAGAAGTGCCAACAACAGCGGTTCCAAGCGGAGCCTGCCATCATGGACGTGTTCAAAGGAGAACGAGGGCGAAAACAGTGAAAAGAAACAAACTTTCGACGGCAAAGGTGAGAAATTCAATGAGGGTGAGGCACCCGAGATGGGCAAAGTCCAAAATGAGAATGGTGGAAAATCTTCTGCCTCAAGTTTGGAGTTTAGAAGCTTCAACAAACTTCTG GAAGGGGTGGTTTTTGTGCTCTCAGGGTTTGTGAATCCGGAGAGGGGCATGTTGAGGTCACGAGCAATGGAAATGGGGGCACAATATCAGCCTGATTGGAACTCTGATTGCACTCTCTTGGTTTGTGCATTTCCAAACACCCCTAAGTTTAGACAAGTTGAAGCTGATTGTGGAACCATTGTATCCAAG GATTGGATAATAGATTGTTACACCCAGAGGAAGCTGATTGAAATTGACAATTACCTTCTTCATGCTGGGAAACCATGGCGTAATGGAAATGTTTCAGGAGAAGTCAATGAAG ATAAAAAACCATCTGTACCCAAAAAGTCACCAAAGCGTGTCGATAGAGAACAGCCTTCAAAGTCAACCGCCTCCATTAAATCAAAG GGAAAAGGCATTGATATTTCTAGGAAATGCTTTGAGCCTTCGGAAGTGAAGGAGTGGGCCATTGATGACTTGAATAAAACAATTCAGTGGCTGGAAAGTCAAGAAGAAAAG CCAGATCCAAGTGAGGTGACAAAAATAGCCGCAGAGGGAATTCTTACTTGTTTGCAAGATGCAATTCGTTCTCTAGAGGAAAAACAG GATATCCGTAAAGGAACTGAGGACTGGATGTTCTTGCCTCGTGTAGTTGAGGAGCTTGCAAAGTTAGATGTAGTTGGAAACAAGAAAACTTTGTTGTCAAAGGAAGATATTCACAGGCAGGCTTTGGATTGCAAGCGAATTTACGAGGAGGAACTAAGTAGTTTAGATCATCAAAGGAAGAAAAATTCAAAGGTAAATAAAGAACAGACAAGCAAACCTGGAAGAACAAATGCCATGTCTTCTGGTGCAGTTGAGTATGATAGTGATGATACAATTGAGATGACGGAACAAGAAATAGACCTTGCATATAAAACTTTGTCCTCTAACATCGGCCACTTGTGA